ATTTCTCTCCCTTATCCCCTCATTTTGATGACTCCCTGCTGTTAAAATATACAGGTGACTGGCagcttattttatgtttttgcattTAATTTCAGCCCATCGGCATATTGGAGAGACAAATATGAATCTGTACAGTAGTCGGTCCCACACTATCTTCCGCATGGTATACTTATTCAGCCTTccaaaaatttagttatatGGTTATACATGTTCATCCACCTTATCATTTTACTCAAATAGATAATAGAAAGTCGGAACAAAAGTGAAGATGAAGATATGGTCAGTTCTTGTGATGCCGTCCGTGTATCAGTTTTGGTATGTGATTACTGAAACTACtgttcatttttaaaataattttagatttcctccctcgtttcaatttttgtttatatttgaaATGACTATTCATTTTGGTTGCATTTGGCATGATGGATCTTTTGTTATGTTACTCATACTTCCCCTGGTTGTCTATTCTTTTTTCTAGAACTTAGTGGACCTTGCTGGTTCAGAAAGAGCAGCAAAAACTGGAGCAGAAGGTGTTCGGCTCAAAGAGGGATCCCACATTAATAAGAGTCTGATGACACTAGGGACTGTGATAAAAAAGTTGAGTGAAGGTGCCGAGAGTCAAGGGTAGGTTTTATGATTTGGTTAAGAGTGTTATCTCTTTCACTAAAAAAAGTGTTTTCTTTTCCTATGTGAAATTAATTACATAGAATATTTGTTGCAGAGGTCATGTTCCGTATCGAGATAGCAAACTTACACGCATTTTGCAACCTGCCTTGGGTGGAAATTCAAATACAGCTATAATTTGTAACATAACACTTGCACAGGTAGTTATTTGTGCAGTCATTTTGAGCTTCGCTGTATTTTTAGCAAGTAATTGACAAGTTCTTAAAAAGAACTCAAAAGGCACCTAAGTGCGCAAAAAGATTACGAGAGGAAAACTTAACTAGGAATACGACAagagaagaaaatcatgaagacTCAACTTAAAAAATCCTCTGAAAGCTGTCCAAAGGAACATAGTCttgaaaaaaaagttttaagatCTTCCATCATGATCTTACCATCCCATTTTATGGTTCATTGATATCAGCTATAGTTTATTAGCCTTGCTACTCATTTTATGGAGAATGATTCCTTATGTATGATGTGGTGTCTTTGGATTGAAAGCAATGGTCGAAGCTTTGAAGATGGGGAATGTTCTCCATATGGgcttaaaattttcttctttcgtaCATTATTTCTTTGGGCTTCAGCCAGTGTTTTTAATGGAGCTagttacatgattttcttgtatcactTTCTAGCTCCTAACTTATAATTAGGTGTTTAGtatttgtatacttcttgtgtacttgggctatgcctatttactagtttcaataaaatttatgttactcataaaaaaagtaACAAGAATTGTGGCTGTGAATTAGCTGTAATAATTGCTTTAGTCAAACTACTCAAAGATACAATCTTGACACAGTTAGTTTGACATGATGAATGATTAGCATACCTTGGTATGGTGCTCGAATGAGGTCAGCAGACCtcatggggggggggggggggctttgCAAACACATCCAAAAAGGTTGGACAAACCTCCATCAATACACACGTGTGGCAGTTGGGGATGGTACCAGAATTAAATTCTAGGCTGATTTATGATGTGGAGATTGAGTCCTTAAGGAAGCTTATCCAACACTTTACAGCATCGCACGAAGACAAGAGGCTTCAGTACCTCAGGGATCTTTCTAGTGACTCTTCCTAATGGAATATCATGCTCCTTAGATCTGCCCAAGACTGGGAAATTGACACTTTTAGAGATTTCTTTAAATTGGTGTATAATTGTAGAGTGAATGGAGGAGCTGATATGATTTTGTGGTCACCATCCAAGAAGGGAAGATTTACTATACGGTCGTATTATAAGTCCCTTATGAAACATTCTGCAAGACCATTCCCACGGAAGGACATATGGAGGACCAAGACCCTTCTAAAAGcctcttttttttatatggacaactTCATTAGGGAAGATTCTCACCTTAGATAATCTAGGAAAAGGCCAAATCATTGTGTTGGATTTGTGTTATATGTGTAAGGATAGTGGGGAGTCGGTGGATCATTTATTATTGCGTTTTGACGTGGCCATGAGTTTGTGGAATGATATATTTGCTAGAACGGGGCTCCATTGGGTAATGCCACGAAGGTTTGTGGATTTTTTGGCCAGCCGGCAAGGCACCTGAGGTATCACTCAAATTGCaactatgtggaagatgataccaGTATGTCTATGGTGGTGCATATAGATGGAGAGGAATGGTCGAAGTTTTGAGAATCGTGAACGGACAACAGACGAGATTAgaactttattttttcatacCCTACTCTattggtcgattgtaatagACTTTAATAGCATCAAtgtacatgatttccttgtatcttttGACATTCATGCGTAGGTGtcgctcttgtatatgtcccatgtacTTGACTTCgcctattttaataaaattcttatttactgataaaaaaaatggagatatCGGAACATGAAAATAGACTGGACACTCTATGAACTACCTTTTTCGTTTATGGTTTATGTTCGTTCTCAAGTTCTATAACAACCATTaatttgaactaaattttgtaCATGCCATTTTTTTTCGAAGTTTTATAAGGAGGAATTAATTTATGCCAAAAGTTAGATTTATCAACCATGAACCAGGGTTGATAAAAAAAGACTACTAACCAGGGGGATTGGGCTGATTTCACCATGATGTGTGTATGTTGGTCCTGATTCCTTAGCACTTTACATTTGGTGGCAGGTCCATGCAGATGAGACTAAAAGCAGTCTACAATTTGCAAGCAGGGCTTTACGCGTTACAAACTGTGCTCGTGTGAATGAGGTTTTACCCTAATTTGGCTTGCATGTTTGACACGATCTCTTTCACATTCTTTTTTGCATCGAGTTCAGATTTCCTAAGATGTTTTGTGTTACTAAATTTGTTTTCACCAGTTATTCACGTGTTATATGTTGCATTCTAGTTGCTTTGGTGTCAACCTAGTTTGTTATTTTGAGGCAGATTTTAACAGATGCTGCTTTGTTAAAGcgtcaaaagaaagaaattgaggAACTCCGAGCCAAACTCCAGGTTTGTCTATTTGTATGGAATTGTTTAGGAAATGTTTCTGGTAGTATTAGCTTGTTTCCAATTTGCATCAccatcatcaattttattattgctTCTGATTTTATTTCAGGGTTCTCATTCAGAGCATTTAGAAGAGGAAATCCTCAATCTGCGGAATACACTGCTACAGGTTCGACAATGTTCAGTTTATGATTTATAATATTCAGAAGAACCCGTCTGTCTAAATTAAAAGCTGTGATACTGTCCTGGCAGACTGAATTGGAGAGAGAGCGCATAGCTTTGGAAttggaggaagaaaagaaagcacaAGCTGAATGGGAGAAGAGGGTGCAAGAGCAAGCgaagaaaattgaaaacttGAGCACAATGGTCTTGTATTCAACGAGGGATGAGAATCGTGATCGTAGTAAAAAGGTTGTACCATGTGTATATTTGTACATTAGATATATGCTGTTGGCATGTAAATAAATTCCTTGTAGAAATGAATTCAACTTTCTACTCTCAGCTTATTTAGATTGGTTGTTTACGGTTCATCTATCCATATGACAGAAATGAACTTCACGGGGTTTATATGCTTAGGATAACACATGCTTCAAGGAATTGAACTCACGAATACTGTTTGGTAAAAAGGGGTCTAATATCCTTTTTCCAGCACTAATTTGTTGCTTTCCTATGTTGACAATAATCTACGAATAAGCATCTCTAGCAACTTCGCAGCTGCAGTTTGTGCTATCTTTATACTATAAATATCACCCTATTGACTCCCTCCCTTCTTCAATCTCTCTTTGGTTCTTGATAAACTTCTGCTGTTTCTTTAGCAGGATAAAAGACGGGATACGTGGTGCCCAGGAAATCTTTCCCGAGAGGTTCTTGAAGAGGTGATATTTTCTGTATATTACAATTGTGTCTGCTTAGGTTACCTGATGTATCATTCATGATAAACtgcttttgttttgtgtttatatatccatcagtaaatttttttcttcttttatcttGTGAGTTCCTCGATTGGTTATAAGGTGATATTCTTAAGGTGGGTTGAGTGGATTGGAATCGAAGGATggtgctattttttttttttttttttttttttttatagtttatagttttcattactattactttttgctgatgatcCACTTATGAGAGTGGGACTgtagttcttttttcttttctagacAAGTTGGAATATGGTTCAGTGGTTGATAAGTTACTTCTTTCTAGTCTATCACTTGATTTCTAGGGCTGGCATGTTGTGAGTCTTGGTTTTAGCATCCCACTTTTGATTGTAATCACAAGTAAAGAAGGCAAAACTCAGACCTTAACTTCTACAAATTTAAGTTTGTGCATGACGAACTTGGGTGATGCCGAGAAGGGTGATCGGTCTCTTAGCTTCTTGGAGAGGTCTTTTGGGTAACTTTCATATCGCaacaatatggaagatggtcccaATATGCCAATGGTGGTGCCTTTGGAGGGAAAGGAATGACAAGCTTTGAAGATCGAGAGCAATCATTGGAAGAGCATAGGAAATTgtttttcaatactttacttcattggtcgattgtaattgGTTTCAATGGAATGAGTtctcatgaatttcttgtattgCTGAACTAGCATGCTAAGGCgacgctcttgtatatgtcctgtatGCTTGGGGTTTTGCCTATTCTGATGATCAGTAAATAtttgtttaccaataaaaaaaaaagtttgtgcGTGATGTTATTCCATGTTACATGGACTTGGGTACttactagaaaaagaaaaagtttcttGGAGTTGGTATGGATGTCGGATGTGGGTTCTTATCCACTTTGATTAATTGCAACCTTTAGCATCTGCCAACTATACTTTTACCCATGTCATGTTTGGTTGACATTAGCATAACAACGTGAGGGGTTTGGGTACATAGATGTGAATTATCTTTCATAGCTCAGgttgcatttaaaaaaaaagtatacagATTactttggaaatattttttattaacgtTTTCTTCACCACATCTGTGATACCCCATTCTAGTGATAATGGTAGGTGTATGAAATCCCACATTGTttaggaatgagaagttcttgctctctATACTAATTCCGATGGAGCTTCAATTAtaccattgactagtccttttggagtataggccatgtggctTGGGCATTCCATTGAAGCGTTAAAAAAGGTATCAGAGCTCATCACAACAAAAAATATGGGACTTGAGCGGTACCACTTACGACAGACAGGCCCGTAGAGGATGTCGAAAGTTTAAGGGCAGGAGGTTGTGATAACCCATTCTAGTGATAAGGGTAGATGGTGTATGTGAtgccacattgcttgggaaagaGAAGTTCCTGTTCTTTATAATGGTTCTGATGGgcctctaattgtatcattgactagttgtTTTGGAGTAAAGGTCATGTGACTTAGGTCTTCCATCGGAGCATCACAACATCTGTACTACATGAACTCTagcttttagaaaaataaaactatagcTTTCAGGTTAGTTACTTCAGTACGTAAAAAAATGGAAGCTAATACTTTTCTATTGCACTTTAGGCATCTTATACTATCCAATCGAAGGCTTCTGGTGTAAAACCTAGGAGAGAATTGCGTAATATTGGACCGCTTCTGCCCTTTGAAGAATtggagaatgaatttgaagcttcTTTGGATGATTCATGCAAACAAGATGATGAAGATAAAAGAAATGCATTAGAAGGTTGCTCTCTTCGTGGACCATGTGCtctattacatgtaacaaatagGAGAAAAGCACCACTCAGAAAGAAAAGCTTACCCATGGTTTGTGACATACCTTTTCATCTCCGTTCTCTTGCACTTGATTGGAAACCTAATATATGCACTTTTGGCAGGAGGGCAATGAATTAATAGAAATGCAAGCAGAATATGAAGATTTGCTTTTGAAATTCGAAACTCAGGTGATCATTTATGTTTAATATCTTttcctattatttaataatagtcTAAGGTAACATATCATAACACCCCTTGTGCTTTAAGCCGCTCTTATCGATActcaatattaaattttatgaattatGCCTCCTTTGATACCTTATTTTTGTAATCTAGCACTTCTATCTGATTTATAGGAGAATGTTTCTCCTAGTCCAATTgtgccttctctctctctctctctctctctctctctctctctctccccccttcaTAGCTCTTGGAGATCCAACCCAATGACCACAGTCACCATTGTTGCTTGGATTTCCAACACCCAAGGGGCTCTAGAACCCTTGCCACATTGCTTGAAGTCAATCACATTGCTCTCAGACCATACATGATAGCCCGATTTTGTGTTGCAAGCCCTCGattttctatttatcatcattgTTGTTGGAGTTGGACTCAATCTTGATGCgataattgttcacaaatttGATTTTGTTGTTGCTTTTAAGAAGGCAATGACTCATCCTAGGTTGGGTTGATGCACTTGATTTGCAAGAGCAAGGGGAAGAGTCCTTAGGATTTGGGTAGGATGAGTATGATAGGTTTTCCATTTACTGGGTCTGATGAAGTTGGGTAGGATTGAAGGGGATTTGGGTTTTATGTGGAAATtgaggctagggtttgaggGCATTGGAGTGTTGAAGCCATTTGGGGACAGTTTGGTTCTTGAGGAAAACAGCATggtctaaatttttttcatgccctttattttatataaatttccttTAAAATCGTAAATCCATTGGGATTATGCTGAATAGCTTTTATTCcagtatttttaatgttttgagcACCATTGATGTTGGTTTGTACGGTGTACATAGTGATTCTGTAGGATTTGCTGCTGGTCAGTTTGTGCAGTGGTATTAGGCAGCAGTGTTTGGCAACATTGGTCTTGGGGTTATTATTAGGTTGTTTGGTGACTTGAGATGATTGTGAACCGGTGGATTTGGACAGTGTTTAGCGGAATATCATTTTGATTCGCTTTGCTGCTTGTGTGGGATTCAAGGACCGATTATTGCTGGACGAGCAATTAAAGGATTTCCATGGAAGTAAAAGAAACTGGATTTGGGCAAGGGAAATTTGGGTTTGGGTGTGGGCATTTTTGGAAGTAAAAGATTGttctaggggtgggcagcggggccccgcaccccgctacccctccccccgttcgccccgcccccgcatggcaGGGTGGGCTAAACCGCCCTgcatctagtccccctagcgGGGGCAGGGAGAGCCCAACCCCGCCCTGCTCCCacctgtatatatattatatatataaaaacataaatatttatatatatacaaaaacataaatatatgtttatatataaatataaatatatatttatattttacaaattgtgtatatataaatatatatattacaatttgttagacttgtttacaaagtatgcattagcaaatttaaaaactatatagtttaaaactactacactacaacttacacaaaatatgcactagcaaatttaaaaactacataatttttaaattatagtcatatttacaaaatttaaatttacaatttggatccaaaaatatatttttgatcacttttggatttagaaataatttttaaacatagTGAAATGTAATTCATTTTTGAAGTAGAAATAAAGCgcggcggggtaccccgtcccagGGATGCGGCGGCGAGGGGCGGATGGAaaaaccccacccccgcaccatgcagggcggggtgcggggagggggctaccccgcaccgtatggtgcgggtagcacccctagatTGTTCTAAGTTAGACAAAAATGGGAAGGAAGTGTTTAATTAAAAAGGTCACCGTATGGtgcaggtagcacccctagaTTGTTCTAAGTTAGACAAAAGTGGGACGGAAGTGTTTGATTAAAAAGGTCGGATGCTACAAAGGGTATGATTGTAAAATTGAAGTGCGAGGTATATCATTAAAAGTGTCAAAAGCACTAGGGATATTGGACCGTCTTGTTAATTTACCATTTGTTAAAAGAAAAAGCTTAAACTAACGTCAAATGgagaattttaattatttaactaGCATTCAATTACATTTTACCCTATAATattctaaaaagtaaaaaaacgAAACAGTAATTGCAacccatacatacatacatacataaaagactttggtgcttttttttttttctttttctccgtCATGACATTAAGATCATATACATTTTTCTGGTATTTCTTTTGGGTGTAGAGAACTGTGAACGAGATTCAAATTGATTGCCTAATTAGGAAGCTTGGTGAGGCTGATTTGCTTTGGGGTGAGAATTCTAACAACTATTCCATGCATCATGTCAATCAATGTACCATTAATGGGGACAAAAATGTTAGTTTAAGGGAGTCGGAAGCTATTCTTGTGATCAAGCGGCTTCAAGAGCaggtttgtttaattttttttttctgatatattatattcaagttggatttaattttaattttccaaATTGCCTGTTTCACAGATTAAgatgttggaaatggagaaGTCTTCAAGCCAGCATAATCTTGATAGTATTGTTGAGCTGGCAACAGAGCAGCACATATGTGCCAGGGAGAAGTTTAAAGAGGTAGTCATTGTCTAAATCATGCATGTTCTTGGCGTGGGATATGAACCtgtgatatttgttttaattgtctTTGACTGAAATCATCTGGGCCATTGGGAAACTGAATCCATTGCCTCGATAAGCTGTACTTGATAACAAAGAATTTTTACtccattataaattttaaacaaGCATTTAGCCAGTATGAGTacggtttttttcctttttttttttttttgataggtaaaagtaaattttattcataaaaaggCATAGCCTGAGTATACTAGAGGTATACAAAGATCATGCCAGGTTACAACTAAGAACTATTGAGGGTTACAAGCAAAGTATGGAGATCATTGTATTACAAATAATGGCCGAAGCCCAGGAAAGCAAAGTACAGTAGGAGAAACGTTTCAGTTCAGCCATAGAGAGCTCCATATCTTCGAAACACCTCTTGTTTCTCTCCAACCacacacaccacataatgcagtgAGGTATCATTTTCCACATAGCAGCGATTTGAGCGTTTCCCCGTATACCTTTCCAACAGCACATAAGATCCCTAACACTTCTAGGCATGACCCATGCCACCCCTACCCTACTAAAAAAATCATGCCATAAGCACTGGGCCACTTCACAGTGTAATAAGAGATGATCAACAGATTCCCCATCACActtacacatataacaccaatctgAAATAATGAACCCacgttttctcaaattatccaaGGTAAGAATCCACCCAATAGATGCTGTCCAGACAAAGAATGCAATTTTGGAAGGTACCTTGCACTTCCAAATAGCTTTCCAAGGGTAGCTATGACCATGGTATAGGCCCAAGAGGGCCGAATAAATGGACCGCAccgagaattttttatttccacTTGGTTTCCACAACAGCCTATCCCTCATCTcatttccaaaagatatataGCATATAGAGAGTCAAAAAAACCAGAACATGTCCAGCTCCCAATCTTGAGCCGCTCTTGAAAAATTCACATTCCAATGAACAAAACCATTAGAGTGTATCAATAAATCAGCCACAGCAGCCTCTTTGTCCCATGCGATTTGGTAAAGAATAGGAAACGCCTGCTTAAGAGCCATGTCCCcgcaccaaacatcatgcccaATGAAACATTGTTTCCGCTGCCAATTATAAATctgaaaaaatgagaaaatctgTCCCAACCAGCTCTTATGTTTTTCCACAAGCCCACTCCATGTGCTCCCCTGACTTCGTTAGAGCACCAACCCCCCCGAAGACTCCCATACTTAGACTCTATCACTTCTCTCCACAAGCCCTCTCCTTCACTATGAtacctccataaccatttccccaatAATGCTTTGTTGAATACCCTTACATTACGCACTCCCAAACCTCCCCATTGAATTGGAGAACAAACTTTATCCCAACCCACAAGGTGGATTTTAGCTTCGTCCCCCATACCTCCCCAAAGAAAGTTGCGAAAGGTTTTTTCGATGCGAGAAGCAACACTTGCGGGTATcggaaataaggaaagaaaatacgTGGGGAGGTTAGATAGTGTACTCTTAATAAGAGTCCATTTACCACCCTTGGATAGGTATAACTGTTTCCAACCAGCcaatcttctttcaatttttctacCACTCCATCCCAAATAGACTTAGTCTTTAACGCTGCCCTCAATGGAAGGCCAAGGTATTGCAAAGGCAATGAAGAAATCTGACAGCCCAAAATAGATGCCAAGCCTTGAATATTGTTCACACTATCCACAGGGACCATTCAGACTTTGAAAGGTTTACCTTCAGACCTGAAACcgcttcaaaacaaagcaaaacagctCTCAAATACTGCATATGAACACTGTCAGGCTCACAAAACAGCAGTgtatcatcagcaaataaaaGGTGAGATATAGAAAGCCCTCCCACTGAGAAACCAGCAATAAAACCTCCACTAACAGCTGCACTCAACATGTGACTCAAAGCATccataacaaaaacaaacaatagaggggataggggatccccttgtcttaatcccCTGGAGCTGGTAAAGAATCCCTCCGGTGTTCCATTCACCAAAACCGAATAGCGGACCGTAGTTATACAATGTCGAATCCAAGATAATCATCTCTCCCCAAGACCACATCTCGCAAGTAAGTAGTACAAAAAAATCCCTATTTACATGGTCataggccttctccatgtcCAGCTTACACAAGAGACCTGGTTTACCCTCCTTGAGTCTAcaatccaaacattcattggcaattaacACTGAATCCAGAATTTGTCTCCCCTTTACAAACGCGTTTTGGGgttttgttataatattattcaaaacctTGCTCATGCAATTGGCCAACACCTTTGCAATAATCTTGTATATACCATTAATGAGGCTAATCGGTCTAAAGTCTTTCATCTCCATTGCCCCAACTTTCTTAGGGATTAAAGCAATGAAGGATGCattaagaattttttcaaatttaccaAAAATGTATAGCTCCTGAAAAACCTTCATAACATCCTCCCCCAGCACATCCCAACATTCAtaatgtttttttccttttgcatCGCTGTCTATTATGTTAGCCATTTTTGGAGTTAAATCTGGATAACTAATCTCTTGCGGTTGTGTGTGCCTATGCCCTACGGCGCACTCCAAATTTATTTTGGAAGATCCATGAGAATCTGATCCTTTTGACTTGattttttcaagcttttgatttttctgaccTATGCCACATAAGATTTTTAATTGGTAGATACTGTTTAATTTGCTTAGCTCTATGAGGAGCTTCAGTTTGAACGGGAGGAGGCCAGGATGGCCCGTGAGCAACTGAATTCCAATATATCTGAGAGCACTGGCGTATGTATCTTCTGCTTCTCAGTGcgcattttcagatttttgggAAAATTTCATAACTGCAATTTGTATTAGTCATATACACATCGTCTCTTGCCCATGGTTATGCAACTGATCTTTAGGACCTTCATTTAGGATGGGAATTCCGATTTTTCTGCCAAGCTTTCACTGGAAATCCAAGAATTATTGTTGGAAGTTCAAAACTTGAAAGAAGTTGATAAGAGTGTCTTGTCTCTTGTGGAGGAGGACTCTAAAAGTTTTTCTGCCCTATTTGATGCGTTCCTTGTGAGTTCTCTTGAACCTCTTGTGATGACTATTTCCATGTTCAACTAATATGGCATCATCGCTattttcaattgttttattaCTGTCAtccgataaaaaaaattgtttcattACTGTTACATGCAATTTTCTTGCAGGATTTCAGGAATCAGATCAACCAGAGTTCTGTGCAACAAAATGCAATAATCAGCAGCCACGAGAAGTTAACTTGTCACATGAGAACGAGAGTTTCTGAACTTGAGGATGAGAAGGTGCGGTCATTTTTATGTTTTGGGATGTGAGATTGTGATACTTCTGACATTATCCTGAAGATTTTTGCTATGGTAATATTTGTGTTTCAGCTACTTTTGTACAATCAAACTGTTGATATCCAGAAACAGCTGCAAAATCAAGAACTAGATGCTCAAAATGCTGAATTATCCTTAAAAGTAAGCTTTTATTGGCTTCTTATGGATTATTTCAATGTGCATT
This sequence is a window from Carya illinoinensis cultivar Pawnee chromosome 9, C.illinoinensisPawnee_v1, whole genome shotgun sequence. Protein-coding genes within it:
- the LOC122277524 gene encoding kinesin-like protein KIN-7O isoform X6; the protein is MICWLLSTESCRFTKVLSGGYMLLVYEKKLLPLQTHRHIGETNMNLYSSRSHTIFRMIIESRNKSEDEDMVSSCDAVRVSVLNLVDLAGSERAAKTGAEGVRLKEGSHINKSLMTLGTVIKKLSEGAESQGGHVPYRDSKLTRILQPALGGNSNTAIICNITLAQVHADETKSSLQFASRALRVTNCARVNEILTDAALLKRQKKEIEELRAKLQGSHSEHLEEEILNLRNTLLQTELERERIALELEEEKKAQAEWEKRVQEQAKKIENLSTMVLYSTRDENRDRSKKQDKRRDTWCPGNLSREVLEEASYTIQSKASGVKPRRELRNIGPLLPFEELENEFEASLDDSCKQDDEDKRNALEGCSLRGPCALLHVTNRRKAPLRKKSLPMEGNELIEMQAEYEDLLLKFETQRTVNEIQIDCLIRKLGEADLLWGENSNNYSMHHVNQCTINGDKNVSLRESEAILVIKRLQEQIKMLEMEKSSSQHNLDSIVELATEQHICAREKFKELYEELQFEREEARMAREQLNSNISESTGDGNSDFSAKLSLEIQELLLEVQNLKEVDKSVLSLVEEDSKSFSALFDAFLDFRNQINQSSVQQNAIISSHEKLTCHMRTRVSELEDEKLLLYNQTVDIQKQLQNQELDAQNAELSLKELLEQQDLEKEHFLFQIQALEKELSSLSSSSLAKDKENLRKDLEKTKAKLKETEFKLKNAVQEKTKLEGEKASAEREIKRLLGQNSLLERDISKRDSFAGRRRDSVIDPKRAKGSSVFFEQTMQEGNKKLEVLAFEYETAIASLEEELATAYREKEEAILRNECMASELEALSEQFKISNKDLNVSKEEVSALRQYVEDYKSNQQKMESSIRKLVEEKEELAMQLSDSLLEMEEERAIWSTKERVSVKAIEEQGKLYDVEIMKLSRGMTEARNELESCQEECRVLRERLTSSEKNAVREKQCSMEKSLEMDELKFGKKVDNVESEQSQEMLKSNSDMLSLDHNAYGDLQMLKRELSFLYKERVDLLIQIRELDTRSELSNDLQNLRDQLLLMTKERDKLMSEIEEQRREVIEMEFRKKHCNDTLSEAKAQVEELNRRISSMEVKMHNDEVDNGKEKAKLRMRLRGTQAKLDAFRSRYREAMDESDLMNKRYEEAAGKLKDRLASKGIEVLNLKKQLATAMGQGMEIR
- the LOC122277524 gene encoding kinesin-like protein KIN-7O isoform X7 encodes the protein MNLYSSRSHTIFRMIIESRNKSEDEDMVSSCDAVRVSVLNLVDLAGSERAAKTGAEGVRLKEGSHINKSLMTLGTVIKKLSEGAESQGGHVPYRDSKLTRILQPALGGNSNTAIICNITLAQVHADETKSSLQFASRALRVTNCARVNEILTDAALLKRQKKEIEELRAKLQGSHSEHLEEEILNLRNTLLQTELERERIALELEEEKKAQAEWEKRVQEQAKKIENLSTMVLYSTRDENRDRSKKQDKRRDTWCPGNLSREVLEEASYTIQSKASGVKPRRELRNIGPLLPFEELENEFEASLDDSCKQDDEDKRNALEGCSLRGPCALLHVTNRRKAPLRKKSLPMEGNELIEMQAEYEDLLLKFETQRTVNEIQIDCLIRKLGEADLLWGENSNNYSMHHVNQCTINGDKNVSLRESEAILVIKRLQEQIKMLEMEKSSSQHNLDSIVELATEQHICAREKFKELYEELQFEREEARMAREQLNSNISESTGDGNSDFSAKLSLEIQELLLEVQNLKEVDKSVLSLVEEDSKSFSALFDAFLDFRNQINQSSVQQNAIISSHEKLTCHMRTRVSELEDEKLLLYNQTVDIQKQLQNQELDAQNAELSLKELLEQQDLEKEHFLFQIQALEKELSSLSSSSLAKDKENLRKDLEKTKAKLKETEFKLKNAVQEKTKLEGEKASAEREIKRLLGQNSLLERDISKRDSFAGRRRDSVIDPKRAKGSSVFFEQTMQEGNKKLEVLAFEYETAIASLEEELATAYREKEEAILRNECMASELEALSEQFKISNKDLNVSKEEVSALRQYVEDYKSNQQKMESSIRKLVEEKEELAMQLSDSLLEMEEERAIWSTKERVSVKAIEEQGKLYDVEIMKLSRGMTEARNELESCQEECRVLRERLTSSEKNAVREKQCSMEKSLEMDELKFGKKVDNVESEQSQEMLKSNSDMLSLDHNAYGDLQMLKRELSFLYKERVDLLIQIRELDTRSELSNDLQNLRDQLLLMTKERDKLMSEIEEQRREVIEMEFRKKHCNDTLSEAKAQVEELNRRISSMEVKMHNDEVDNGKEKAKLRMRLRGTQAKLDAFRSRYREAMDESDLMNKRYEEAAGKLKDRLASKGIEVLNLKKQLATAMGQGMEIR